The following coding sequences lie in one Pectobacterium sp. A5351 genomic window:
- the bglF gene encoding PTS beta-glucoside transporter subunit IIABC produces the protein MEYKALASEILDGVGGRGNIISVIHCATRLRFKLKDNKKADAAALKDNSGVIMVVESGGQFQVVVGNHVSDVYRSLLDISGLSDQTDSANVGDEDEKKGNLLSRFIDIISGIFTPLIGVMVASGILKGFLALSLVCGWMVEASGTYKVLFAASDALFFFFPVVLGYTAGKKFGGNPFVTMVIGATLVHPSMIAEFGAMQNANYQQLYFLGIPITFINYASSVIPIIFSAWLSSRLERPLNAILHINIRNFFTPLLCLCITVPVTFLLIGPAATWLGHMLAGGYQLIYGLNSTIAGALMGALWQVFVIFGLHWGLTPLMINNLSVLGHDTLLPLLTPAVLGQAGAVLGVLLRTRDMKLKGISGSAFSAAIFGITEPAVYGVTLPLKRPFIFGCLGGAIGAGVLGYFNTTIYSFGFPSIFTFTQVIPPTGVDNTVWAAIIGTVIAFSFAAIATWAFGIPAQEKTTDANAPVAAPQATPRQSDATRKQEISSPIEGTALPLEQVGDETFASGLMGKGIAIKPQAGRVVSPVNGTVASLFKTNHAIGLESEEGAEVLIHVGIDTVKLDGQYFTAHIKTGDVVKQGDLLVEFDYQAIEKAGYDTTTPVIITNSEDYVDVLPTAGNTVQEQGALLTLIR, from the coding sequence ATGGAATACAAAGCATTAGCAAGCGAGATACTCGATGGCGTCGGCGGACGCGGCAACATCATTAGTGTAATACACTGTGCAACCCGATTACGTTTTAAACTAAAAGATAACAAAAAAGCGGATGCCGCAGCGCTGAAAGATAACTCAGGCGTGATCATGGTGGTTGAAAGCGGCGGACAATTTCAGGTCGTCGTAGGTAATCACGTCAGCGATGTCTATCGCAGCTTACTGGATATTTCCGGATTGAGCGACCAGACTGATTCCGCAAATGTTGGGGATGAAGATGAGAAGAAAGGAAATCTTCTTTCCCGCTTCATCGATATTATTTCTGGAATATTTACACCGTTAATTGGTGTCATGGTTGCTTCCGGTATTTTAAAGGGGTTTTTAGCACTGAGTTTAGTGTGCGGATGGATGGTTGAAGCCAGCGGAACGTATAAAGTTCTTTTTGCGGCAAGCGATGCATTATTCTTTTTCTTCCCGGTGGTGTTAGGGTATACCGCAGGGAAAAAGTTTGGTGGAAATCCATTCGTTACCATGGTGATTGGCGCCACGCTGGTTCATCCTTCCATGATTGCCGAATTTGGCGCGATGCAAAATGCGAATTATCAGCAACTGTATTTCCTGGGCATTCCGATCACCTTTATTAATTATGCTTCTTCTGTTATTCCGATTATTTTCTCAGCCTGGCTCTCTTCGCGTTTGGAAAGGCCTCTAAACGCCATATTGCATATCAATATTCGCAATTTCTTCACGCCGCTGCTGTGCCTCTGTATCACTGTCCCCGTCACGTTCCTGCTGATTGGGCCAGCGGCAACCTGGCTTGGACATATGCTGGCTGGCGGCTATCAGCTGATCTACGGGTTGAACTCCACGATTGCGGGTGCACTGATGGGCGCGCTGTGGCAGGTGTTCGTGATCTTTGGTCTGCACTGGGGCTTGACGCCGCTGATGATCAACAACCTCAGCGTGTTGGGCCATGACACACTGCTGCCGCTGCTGACTCCTGCGGTATTAGGGCAAGCGGGAGCGGTGCTGGGCGTGCTGCTGCGTACGCGTGATATGAAGCTGAAAGGGATTTCTGGTTCGGCATTCTCGGCAGCCATCTTTGGTATTACAGAACCTGCGGTGTATGGCGTCACGCTGCCGCTGAAGCGTCCTTTCATCTTTGGCTGTTTGGGCGGTGCAATCGGCGCCGGTGTGCTGGGGTATTTCAACACTACGATTTATTCCTTCGGCTTCCCGAGCATCTTTACCTTTACCCAGGTTATCCCACCGACAGGCGTCGATAACACGGTCTGGGCCGCCATTATTGGTACGGTGATTGCCTTTAGCTTCGCGGCGATAGCAACCTGGGCGTTTGGGATTCCGGCGCAAGAAAAAACGACAGATGCTAATGCTCCTGTGGCTGCACCGCAAGCGACACCACGCCAGAGTGATGCGACGCGTAAACAAGAGATAAGCAGTCCAATCGAGGGCACGGCGCTGCCGCTTGAACAGGTTGGTGATGAAACGTTCGCCAGTGGGTTGATGGGAAAAGGCATTGCGATTAAACCGCAGGCCGGGCGCGTGGTTTCACCTGTGAATGGCACGGTCGCCTCGCTGTTCAAGACCAACCATGCCATTGGGCTCGAATCGGAAGAGGGCGCCGAGGTGCTCATTCACGTCGGTATCGATACGGTGAAATTGGATGGTCAGTATTTCACTGCACACATTAAGACTGGCGATGTCGTGAAGCAGGGCGATCTTCTGGTGGAGTTTGATTATCAGGCGATTGAGAAGGCCGGTTATGACACGACAACGCCCGTCATTATCACCAATAGCGAAGATTACGTTGATGTTCTGCCTACCGCCGGAAACACCGTGCAGGAACAGGGCGCTTTGCTGACGTTAATCCGCTGA
- a CDS encoding glycoside hydrolase family 1 protein produces MSHQFPKAFLWGGAIAANQVEGAYLTDGKGLSTSDLQPQGIFGEIVTRTPGDSGIKDIAIDFYHRYPEDIALFAEMGFKCLRTSIAWTRIFPQGDETQPNEAGLAFYDRLFDEMAKYGIQPLVTLSHYEMPYGLVKDYGGWGSRETITFFERYARTVFQRYKDKVKYWLTFNEINCALHAPFTGIGLPTESSKQDIYQAIHHQLVASAKAVKACHDIIPDAKIGNMMLGSMFYPLTCKPADVMETMQQNRDWLFFGDVQARGYYPAYMKRFFAQHGITLTVTEDDRQSLKETIDFISFSYYMTGCVTTDEEVNQKARGNILNMVPNPHLESSEWGWQIDPEGLRYLLNYLYDRYQKPLFIVENGLGAKDKLESDGSINDDYRIKYLNDHLYQVGEALEDGVEVMGYTCWGPIDLVSASKAEMSKRYGFIYVDRDDEGNGTLERRRKKSFYWYKEVISSNGETLK; encoded by the coding sequence ATGAGCCATCAGTTTCCGAAAGCATTCTTGTGGGGCGGCGCGATCGCAGCCAATCAGGTTGAAGGCGCGTATTTAACGGACGGAAAAGGGTTATCGACGTCCGATTTACAGCCGCAGGGTATTTTTGGCGAGATCGTCACGCGCACGCCGGGCGACAGCGGAATTAAAGATATCGCGATCGATTTTTATCACCGTTATCCCGAAGACATCGCGCTCTTTGCTGAAATGGGCTTCAAATGCCTGAGAACCTCAATTGCCTGGACGCGTATTTTCCCGCAGGGTGATGAAACCCAGCCGAATGAAGCAGGGCTGGCCTTTTACGATCGCCTGTTTGATGAAATGGCAAAGTACGGTATTCAGCCTTTGGTAACGCTGTCCCACTATGAAATGCCGTATGGTCTGGTGAAGGATTACGGCGGCTGGGGAAGTCGTGAAACGATTACGTTCTTTGAGCGCTACGCTCGCACGGTATTCCAGCGCTATAAAGACAAAGTGAAATATTGGCTGACGTTCAACGAAATCAACTGTGCGTTACATGCACCTTTTACAGGAATTGGTTTACCGACCGAGAGCAGTAAGCAGGATATTTATCAGGCGATCCATCACCAGCTCGTGGCGAGTGCTAAAGCCGTGAAAGCGTGTCATGACATCATTCCTGATGCCAAAATCGGCAATATGATGCTGGGTTCCATGTTCTATCCATTAACCTGCAAGCCTGCGGATGTCATGGAAACGATGCAGCAGAATCGCGATTGGCTGTTCTTTGGCGATGTCCAAGCCCGAGGATATTACCCGGCGTACATGAAGCGTTTCTTTGCGCAGCACGGTATTACGCTGACGGTAACGGAAGACGATCGTCAGTCGCTGAAAGAAACCATCGATTTCATTTCTTTCAGCTATTACATGACGGGCTGTGTGACCACGGATGAAGAAGTGAACCAGAAAGCCCGCGGCAATATTTTGAACATGGTGCCGAATCCGCATCTGGAAAGCTCCGAGTGGGGCTGGCAGATCGACCCGGAAGGGCTGCGCTATCTGCTGAACTATCTGTATGACCGCTACCAAAAACCGCTGTTCATTGTGGAAAACGGTTTGGGTGCCAAAGACAAACTGGAAAGCGATGGCAGCATTAACGATGACTATCGCATCAAATACCTGAACGATCACCTCTATCAAGTGGGTGAGGCGCTGGAAGATGGCGTTGAGGTGATGGGTTATACCTGCTGGGGGCCTATCGATCTGGTGAGTGCGTCAAAGGCCGAAATGTCTAAGCGCTACGGCTTCATTTATGTCGATCGTGATGATGAAGGGAACGGCACATTAGAACGTCGGCGTAAGAAAAGTTTCTACTGGTATAAAGAGGTCATTTCCTCTAATGGTGAAACATTGAAATAA